One window of Phycodurus eques isolate BA_2022a chromosome 8, UOR_Pequ_1.1, whole genome shotgun sequence genomic DNA carries:
- the LOC133406187 gene encoding cAMP-specific 3',5'-cyclic phosphodiesterase 4D-like isoform X2, with translation MSLPTNCVYLSPSFQDRYLKMRNGNIGGSPCAVNRPIDIVQKRRRFDVENGLSVGRSPLDAQTSPGSGLVLQSNVPHSQRRESFLYRSDSDYDLSPKTMSRNSSTASDLHGEDMIVTPFAQILASLRTVRSNFAVLTHLQDRVGNKWPPSSNQPPLCKPCHAEEPYQKLAVETLEELDWCLDQLETLQTRHSVSEMASNKFKRMLNRELTQLSEASRSGNQVSEFIANTFLEKQHDVEILSPPPKEKEKKKRPMSQISGVKKVTQSPSLASTCVPRFGVNTPQENLLASEIEDLNCWGLDVFKIAEHSGNRPLTVIMFSIFQERDLLKTFRIPINTFITFMLTLEDHYHADVAYHNNIHAADVVQSTHVLLSTPALEAVFTDLEIMAVLFASAIHDVDHPGVTNQFLINTSSELALMYNDASVLENHHLAVGFKLLQEDNCDIFQNLSKKQRDSLRKMVIDMVLATDMSKHMNFLADMKTMVETKKVTSLGVLLLDNYSDRIQVLQNMVHCADLSNPTKPLELYRQWTDRIMVEFFTQGDRERDKGMEISPMCDKHNASIEKSQVGFIDYIVHPLWETWADLVHPDAQDILDTLEDNREWYQSMIPRSPSPSSPDESHDELRPGGSLEGPNPSTGVGGDKFQFELTLEEEEEEELDSDLESPLEDDPQLGMERHQDSSSPSISPDPRSRYRPPSPHLSRPTSLTLQSPHPHRTTTSPSQEEAKSEDDSDPYLHEGT, from the exons ttttgatgtGGAGAATGGCCTGTCAGTGGGTCGCAGTCCTCTGGACGCCCAGACCAGCCCGGGGTCTGGTCTGGTCCTACAGTCCAATGTCCCTCACAGTCAGCGCCGTGAGTCCTTCCTCTACCGCTCCGACTCAGATTATGACCTCTCTCCCAAAACCATGTCACGCAACTCATCCACGGCCAGCGACTT GCATGGAGAAGACATGATAGTTACCCCATTTGCACAG ATTCTTGCCAGTCTACGAACAGTGAGAAGCAATTTTGCCGTTCTCACACATTTGCAAGATCGTGTGGGAAACAA GTGGCCGCCAAGCAGTAATCAGCCACCCTTGTGTAAGCCATGTCACGCAG AGGAGCCTTATCAGAAACTGGCAGTGGAGACTCTGGAGGAGCTGGACTGGTGTCTCGACCAGCTCGAGACACTTCAGACCAGACACTCGGTCAGCGAGATGGCGTCTAATAAG TTTAAGAGGATGCTAAACCGAGAACTGACTCAACTATCGGAAGCCAGTCGCTCAGGGAATCAGGTGTCAGAGTTCATCGCCAATACCTTCCTTG AGAAACAACATGATGTGGAAATCTTGTCTCCGCCGCctaaggagaaggagaagaagaagaggcccATGTCACAGatcagtggtgtgaaaaaggtCACACAGAGCCCCAGCCTTGCATCTACCTGCGTCCCTCGTTTTGGAGTCAACACCCCACAGGAGAATCTGCTGGCCAGC GAGATTGAGGACCTTAACTGTTGGGGTCTGGATGTATTCAAGATAGCAGAACACTCTGGAAACCGCCCTTTGACGGTTATCATGTTCTCCATCTTCCAG GAGCGAGACCTTTTAAAAACGTTTAGGATCCCGATTAACACCTTCATCACCTTCATGTTGACCTTAGAGGACCATTACCATGCTGATGTAGCTTATCACAACAACATCCATGCAGCTGATGTTGTGCAGTCCACACACGTGCTCCTGTCTACCCCTGCTCTAGAG GCTGTATTCACAGATTTAGAGATCATGGCTGTTTTGTTTGCCAGCGCCATTCATGATGTTGACCACCCAGGCGTCACGAACCAGTTCCTAATAAACACAA GTTCTGAGTTGGCATTAATGTACAACGATGCCTCAGTGCTAGAGAACCATCACCTCGCTGTGGGCTTCAAACTGCTCCAAGAGGACAACTGTGACATCTTCCAAAACCTCAGCAAGAAACAACGTGACTCCCTCCGCAAGATGGTGATAGACATG GTGCTAGCCACAGATATGTCCAAACATATGAACTTCTTGGCAGACATGAAGACAATGGTGGAGACCAAGAAAGTGACCAGTTTAGGAGTTCTGCTGCTTGACAACTATTCGGACCGAATCCAG GTTCTTCAGAACATGGTTCATTGTGCCGATCTGAGCAACCCAACCAAGCCTCTGGAGCTTTACCGTCAGTGGACGGACCGCATTATGGTGGAATTCTTCACACAGGGAGACAGGGAACGCGATAAGGGCATGGAGATCAGTCCCATGTGTGACAAACACAACGCCTCCATTGAAAAGAGCCAG GTGGGCTTCATTGACTACATTGTCCACCCTCTGTGGGAGACCTGGGCGGACTTGGTGCACCCTGATGCTCAGGACATCCTGGACACCCTGGAGGACAACAGAGAGTGGTACCAGAGCATGATCCCACGCAGCCCCTCACCTTCTAGTCCCGACGAGTCCCACGACGAGCTCCGACCGGGAGGAAGTCTGGAAGGGCCAAACCCTTCAACCGGGGTGGGCGGGGACAAGTTCCAGTTTGAACTGAcactggaggaagaggaggaggaggaattgGATTCTGACCTAGAGAGTCCACTCGAGGATGACCCCCAGTTGGGGATGGAGCGGCACCAGGACTCGTCCTCCCCCTCGATATCCCCAGACCCGCGCAGCAGGTACCGCCCTCCTTCACCTCATCTGTCACGGCCCACCAGTCTGACGCTGCAGAGCCCACACCCTCACAGAACGACAACCTCGCCCAGCCAGGAGGAAGCTAAAAGTGAGGATGACAGTGACCCCTATCTGCATGAAGGCACATAA
- the LOC133406187 gene encoding cAMP-specific 3',5'-cyclic phosphodiesterase 4C-like isoform X4 yields MNKDSRLARKGVPAGFGHGRRHSCLGFDVENGLSVGRSPLDAQTSPGSGLVLQSNVPHSQRRESFLYRSDSDYDLSPKTMSRNSSTASDLHGEDMIVTPFAQILASLRTVRSNFAVLTHLQDRVGNKWPPSSNQPPLCKPCHAEEPYQKLAVETLEELDWCLDQLETLQTRHSVSEMASNKFKRMLNRELTQLSEASRSGNQVSEFIANTFLEKQHDVEILSPPPKEKEKKKRPMSQISGVKKVTQSPSLASTCVPRFGVNTPQENLLASEIEDLNCWGLDVFKIAEHSGNRPLTVIMFSIFQERDLLKTFRIPINTFITFMLTLEDHYHADVAYHNNIHAADVVQSTHVLLSTPALEAVFTDLEIMAVLFASAIHDVDHPGVTNQFLINTSSELALMYNDASVLENHHLAVGFKLLQEDNCDIFQNLSKKQRDSLRKMVIDMVLATDMSKHMNFLADMKTMVETKKVTSLGVLLLDNYSDRIQVLQNMVHCADLSNPTKPLELYRQWTDRIMVEFFTQGDRERDKGMEISPMCDKHNASIEKSQVGFIDYIVHPLWETWADLVHPDAQDILDTLEDNREWYQSMIPRSPSPSSPDESHDELRPGGSLEGPNPSTGVGGDKFQFELTLEEEEEEELDSDLESPLEDDPQLGMERHQDSSSPSISPDPRSRYRPPSPHLSRPTSLTLQSPHPHRTTTSPSQEEAKSEDDSDPYLHEGT; encoded by the exons ttttgatgtGGAGAATGGCCTGTCAGTGGGTCGCAGTCCTCTGGACGCCCAGACCAGCCCGGGGTCTGGTCTGGTCCTACAGTCCAATGTCCCTCACAGTCAGCGCCGTGAGTCCTTCCTCTACCGCTCCGACTCAGATTATGACCTCTCTCCCAAAACCATGTCACGCAACTCATCCACGGCCAGCGACTT GCATGGAGAAGACATGATAGTTACCCCATTTGCACAG ATTCTTGCCAGTCTACGAACAGTGAGAAGCAATTTTGCCGTTCTCACACATTTGCAAGATCGTGTGGGAAACAA GTGGCCGCCAAGCAGTAATCAGCCACCCTTGTGTAAGCCATGTCACGCAG AGGAGCCTTATCAGAAACTGGCAGTGGAGACTCTGGAGGAGCTGGACTGGTGTCTCGACCAGCTCGAGACACTTCAGACCAGACACTCGGTCAGCGAGATGGCGTCTAATAAG TTTAAGAGGATGCTAAACCGAGAACTGACTCAACTATCGGAAGCCAGTCGCTCAGGGAATCAGGTGTCAGAGTTCATCGCCAATACCTTCCTTG AGAAACAACATGATGTGGAAATCTTGTCTCCGCCGCctaaggagaaggagaagaagaagaggcccATGTCACAGatcagtggtgtgaaaaaggtCACACAGAGCCCCAGCCTTGCATCTACCTGCGTCCCTCGTTTTGGAGTCAACACCCCACAGGAGAATCTGCTGGCCAGC GAGATTGAGGACCTTAACTGTTGGGGTCTGGATGTATTCAAGATAGCAGAACACTCTGGAAACCGCCCTTTGACGGTTATCATGTTCTCCATCTTCCAG GAGCGAGACCTTTTAAAAACGTTTAGGATCCCGATTAACACCTTCATCACCTTCATGTTGACCTTAGAGGACCATTACCATGCTGATGTAGCTTATCACAACAACATCCATGCAGCTGATGTTGTGCAGTCCACACACGTGCTCCTGTCTACCCCTGCTCTAGAG GCTGTATTCACAGATTTAGAGATCATGGCTGTTTTGTTTGCCAGCGCCATTCATGATGTTGACCACCCAGGCGTCACGAACCAGTTCCTAATAAACACAA GTTCTGAGTTGGCATTAATGTACAACGATGCCTCAGTGCTAGAGAACCATCACCTCGCTGTGGGCTTCAAACTGCTCCAAGAGGACAACTGTGACATCTTCCAAAACCTCAGCAAGAAACAACGTGACTCCCTCCGCAAGATGGTGATAGACATG GTGCTAGCCACAGATATGTCCAAACATATGAACTTCTTGGCAGACATGAAGACAATGGTGGAGACCAAGAAAGTGACCAGTTTAGGAGTTCTGCTGCTTGACAACTATTCGGACCGAATCCAG GTTCTTCAGAACATGGTTCATTGTGCCGATCTGAGCAACCCAACCAAGCCTCTGGAGCTTTACCGTCAGTGGACGGACCGCATTATGGTGGAATTCTTCACACAGGGAGACAGGGAACGCGATAAGGGCATGGAGATCAGTCCCATGTGTGACAAACACAACGCCTCCATTGAAAAGAGCCAG GTGGGCTTCATTGACTACATTGTCCACCCTCTGTGGGAGACCTGGGCGGACTTGGTGCACCCTGATGCTCAGGACATCCTGGACACCCTGGAGGACAACAGAGAGTGGTACCAGAGCATGATCCCACGCAGCCCCTCACCTTCTAGTCCCGACGAGTCCCACGACGAGCTCCGACCGGGAGGAAGTCTGGAAGGGCCAAACCCTTCAACCGGGGTGGGCGGGGACAAGTTCCAGTTTGAACTGAcactggaggaagaggaggaggaggaattgGATTCTGACCTAGAGAGTCCACTCGAGGATGACCCCCAGTTGGGGATGGAGCGGCACCAGGACTCGTCCTCCCCCTCGATATCCCCAGACCCGCGCAGCAGGTACCGCCCTCCTTCACCTCATCTGTCACGGCCCACCAGTCTGACGCTGCAGAGCCCACACCCTCACAGAACGACAACCTCGCCCAGCCAGGAGGAAGCTAAAAGTGAGGATGACAGTGACCCCTATCTGCATGAAGGCACATAA
- the LOC133406187 gene encoding cAMP-specific 3',5'-cyclic phosphodiesterase 4D-like isoform X1: MSWLEGHRESLPVVHHVVRRRYSGLLLLPPLRRRHSCQDHHSDPRRFSATHGLPFHRLEALYCQALASHDENRFDVENGLSVGRSPLDAQTSPGSGLVLQSNVPHSQRRESFLYRSDSDYDLSPKTMSRNSSTASDLHGEDMIVTPFAQILASLRTVRSNFAVLTHLQDRVGNKWPPSSNQPPLCKPCHAEEPYQKLAVETLEELDWCLDQLETLQTRHSVSEMASNKFKRMLNRELTQLSEASRSGNQVSEFIANTFLEKQHDVEILSPPPKEKEKKKRPMSQISGVKKVTQSPSLASTCVPRFGVNTPQENLLASEIEDLNCWGLDVFKIAEHSGNRPLTVIMFSIFQERDLLKTFRIPINTFITFMLTLEDHYHADVAYHNNIHAADVVQSTHVLLSTPALEAVFTDLEIMAVLFASAIHDVDHPGVTNQFLINTSSELALMYNDASVLENHHLAVGFKLLQEDNCDIFQNLSKKQRDSLRKMVIDMVLATDMSKHMNFLADMKTMVETKKVTSLGVLLLDNYSDRIQVLQNMVHCADLSNPTKPLELYRQWTDRIMVEFFTQGDRERDKGMEISPMCDKHNASIEKSQVGFIDYIVHPLWETWADLVHPDAQDILDTLEDNREWYQSMIPRSPSPSSPDESHDELRPGGSLEGPNPSTGVGGDKFQFELTLEEEEEEELDSDLESPLEDDPQLGMERHQDSSSPSISPDPRSRYRPPSPHLSRPTSLTLQSPHPHRTTTSPSQEEAKSEDDSDPYLHEGT; the protein is encoded by the exons ttttgatgtGGAGAATGGCCTGTCAGTGGGTCGCAGTCCTCTGGACGCCCAGACCAGCCCGGGGTCTGGTCTGGTCCTACAGTCCAATGTCCCTCACAGTCAGCGCCGTGAGTCCTTCCTCTACCGCTCCGACTCAGATTATGACCTCTCTCCCAAAACCATGTCACGCAACTCATCCACGGCCAGCGACTT GCATGGAGAAGACATGATAGTTACCCCATTTGCACAG ATTCTTGCCAGTCTACGAACAGTGAGAAGCAATTTTGCCGTTCTCACACATTTGCAAGATCGTGTGGGAAACAA GTGGCCGCCAAGCAGTAATCAGCCACCCTTGTGTAAGCCATGTCACGCAG AGGAGCCTTATCAGAAACTGGCAGTGGAGACTCTGGAGGAGCTGGACTGGTGTCTCGACCAGCTCGAGACACTTCAGACCAGACACTCGGTCAGCGAGATGGCGTCTAATAAG TTTAAGAGGATGCTAAACCGAGAACTGACTCAACTATCGGAAGCCAGTCGCTCAGGGAATCAGGTGTCAGAGTTCATCGCCAATACCTTCCTTG AGAAACAACATGATGTGGAAATCTTGTCTCCGCCGCctaaggagaaggagaagaagaagaggcccATGTCACAGatcagtggtgtgaaaaaggtCACACAGAGCCCCAGCCTTGCATCTACCTGCGTCCCTCGTTTTGGAGTCAACACCCCACAGGAGAATCTGCTGGCCAGC GAGATTGAGGACCTTAACTGTTGGGGTCTGGATGTATTCAAGATAGCAGAACACTCTGGAAACCGCCCTTTGACGGTTATCATGTTCTCCATCTTCCAG GAGCGAGACCTTTTAAAAACGTTTAGGATCCCGATTAACACCTTCATCACCTTCATGTTGACCTTAGAGGACCATTACCATGCTGATGTAGCTTATCACAACAACATCCATGCAGCTGATGTTGTGCAGTCCACACACGTGCTCCTGTCTACCCCTGCTCTAGAG GCTGTATTCACAGATTTAGAGATCATGGCTGTTTTGTTTGCCAGCGCCATTCATGATGTTGACCACCCAGGCGTCACGAACCAGTTCCTAATAAACACAA GTTCTGAGTTGGCATTAATGTACAACGATGCCTCAGTGCTAGAGAACCATCACCTCGCTGTGGGCTTCAAACTGCTCCAAGAGGACAACTGTGACATCTTCCAAAACCTCAGCAAGAAACAACGTGACTCCCTCCGCAAGATGGTGATAGACATG GTGCTAGCCACAGATATGTCCAAACATATGAACTTCTTGGCAGACATGAAGACAATGGTGGAGACCAAGAAAGTGACCAGTTTAGGAGTTCTGCTGCTTGACAACTATTCGGACCGAATCCAG GTTCTTCAGAACATGGTTCATTGTGCCGATCTGAGCAACCCAACCAAGCCTCTGGAGCTTTACCGTCAGTGGACGGACCGCATTATGGTGGAATTCTTCACACAGGGAGACAGGGAACGCGATAAGGGCATGGAGATCAGTCCCATGTGTGACAAACACAACGCCTCCATTGAAAAGAGCCAG GTGGGCTTCATTGACTACATTGTCCACCCTCTGTGGGAGACCTGGGCGGACTTGGTGCACCCTGATGCTCAGGACATCCTGGACACCCTGGAGGACAACAGAGAGTGGTACCAGAGCATGATCCCACGCAGCCCCTCACCTTCTAGTCCCGACGAGTCCCACGACGAGCTCCGACCGGGAGGAAGTCTGGAAGGGCCAAACCCTTCAACCGGGGTGGGCGGGGACAAGTTCCAGTTTGAACTGAcactggaggaagaggaggaggaggaattgGATTCTGACCTAGAGAGTCCACTCGAGGATGACCCCCAGTTGGGGATGGAGCGGCACCAGGACTCGTCCTCCCCCTCGATATCCCCAGACCCGCGCAGCAGGTACCGCCCTCCTTCACCTCATCTGTCACGGCCCACCAGTCTGACGCTGCAGAGCCCACACCCTCACAGAACGACAACCTCGCCCAGCCAGGAGGAAGCTAAAAGTGAGGATGACAGTGACCCCTATCTGCATGAAGGCACATAA
- the LOC133406187 gene encoding cAMP-specific 3',5'-cyclic phosphodiesterase 4D-like isoform X3 — MLGDRYLKMRNGNIGGSPCAVNRPIDIVQKRRRFDVENGLSVGRSPLDAQTSPGSGLVLQSNVPHSQRRESFLYRSDSDYDLSPKTMSRNSSTASDLHGEDMIVTPFAQILASLRTVRSNFAVLTHLQDRVGNKWPPSSNQPPLCKPCHAEEPYQKLAVETLEELDWCLDQLETLQTRHSVSEMASNKFKRMLNRELTQLSEASRSGNQVSEFIANTFLEKQHDVEILSPPPKEKEKKKRPMSQISGVKKVTQSPSLASTCVPRFGVNTPQENLLASEIEDLNCWGLDVFKIAEHSGNRPLTVIMFSIFQERDLLKTFRIPINTFITFMLTLEDHYHADVAYHNNIHAADVVQSTHVLLSTPALEAVFTDLEIMAVLFASAIHDVDHPGVTNQFLINTSSELALMYNDASVLENHHLAVGFKLLQEDNCDIFQNLSKKQRDSLRKMVIDMVLATDMSKHMNFLADMKTMVETKKVTSLGVLLLDNYSDRIQVLQNMVHCADLSNPTKPLELYRQWTDRIMVEFFTQGDRERDKGMEISPMCDKHNASIEKSQVGFIDYIVHPLWETWADLVHPDAQDILDTLEDNREWYQSMIPRSPSPSSPDESHDELRPGGSLEGPNPSTGVGGDKFQFELTLEEEEEEELDSDLESPLEDDPQLGMERHQDSSSPSISPDPRSRYRPPSPHLSRPTSLTLQSPHPHRTTTSPSQEEAKSEDDSDPYLHEGT, encoded by the exons ttttgatgtGGAGAATGGCCTGTCAGTGGGTCGCAGTCCTCTGGACGCCCAGACCAGCCCGGGGTCTGGTCTGGTCCTACAGTCCAATGTCCCTCACAGTCAGCGCCGTGAGTCCTTCCTCTACCGCTCCGACTCAGATTATGACCTCTCTCCCAAAACCATGTCACGCAACTCATCCACGGCCAGCGACTT GCATGGAGAAGACATGATAGTTACCCCATTTGCACAG ATTCTTGCCAGTCTACGAACAGTGAGAAGCAATTTTGCCGTTCTCACACATTTGCAAGATCGTGTGGGAAACAA GTGGCCGCCAAGCAGTAATCAGCCACCCTTGTGTAAGCCATGTCACGCAG AGGAGCCTTATCAGAAACTGGCAGTGGAGACTCTGGAGGAGCTGGACTGGTGTCTCGACCAGCTCGAGACACTTCAGACCAGACACTCGGTCAGCGAGATGGCGTCTAATAAG TTTAAGAGGATGCTAAACCGAGAACTGACTCAACTATCGGAAGCCAGTCGCTCAGGGAATCAGGTGTCAGAGTTCATCGCCAATACCTTCCTTG AGAAACAACATGATGTGGAAATCTTGTCTCCGCCGCctaaggagaaggagaagaagaagaggcccATGTCACAGatcagtggtgtgaaaaaggtCACACAGAGCCCCAGCCTTGCATCTACCTGCGTCCCTCGTTTTGGAGTCAACACCCCACAGGAGAATCTGCTGGCCAGC GAGATTGAGGACCTTAACTGTTGGGGTCTGGATGTATTCAAGATAGCAGAACACTCTGGAAACCGCCCTTTGACGGTTATCATGTTCTCCATCTTCCAG GAGCGAGACCTTTTAAAAACGTTTAGGATCCCGATTAACACCTTCATCACCTTCATGTTGACCTTAGAGGACCATTACCATGCTGATGTAGCTTATCACAACAACATCCATGCAGCTGATGTTGTGCAGTCCACACACGTGCTCCTGTCTACCCCTGCTCTAGAG GCTGTATTCACAGATTTAGAGATCATGGCTGTTTTGTTTGCCAGCGCCATTCATGATGTTGACCACCCAGGCGTCACGAACCAGTTCCTAATAAACACAA GTTCTGAGTTGGCATTAATGTACAACGATGCCTCAGTGCTAGAGAACCATCACCTCGCTGTGGGCTTCAAACTGCTCCAAGAGGACAACTGTGACATCTTCCAAAACCTCAGCAAGAAACAACGTGACTCCCTCCGCAAGATGGTGATAGACATG GTGCTAGCCACAGATATGTCCAAACATATGAACTTCTTGGCAGACATGAAGACAATGGTGGAGACCAAGAAAGTGACCAGTTTAGGAGTTCTGCTGCTTGACAACTATTCGGACCGAATCCAG GTTCTTCAGAACATGGTTCATTGTGCCGATCTGAGCAACCCAACCAAGCCTCTGGAGCTTTACCGTCAGTGGACGGACCGCATTATGGTGGAATTCTTCACACAGGGAGACAGGGAACGCGATAAGGGCATGGAGATCAGTCCCATGTGTGACAAACACAACGCCTCCATTGAAAAGAGCCAG GTGGGCTTCATTGACTACATTGTCCACCCTCTGTGGGAGACCTGGGCGGACTTGGTGCACCCTGATGCTCAGGACATCCTGGACACCCTGGAGGACAACAGAGAGTGGTACCAGAGCATGATCCCACGCAGCCCCTCACCTTCTAGTCCCGACGAGTCCCACGACGAGCTCCGACCGGGAGGAAGTCTGGAAGGGCCAAACCCTTCAACCGGGGTGGGCGGGGACAAGTTCCAGTTTGAACTGAcactggaggaagaggaggaggaggaattgGATTCTGACCTAGAGAGTCCACTCGAGGATGACCCCCAGTTGGGGATGGAGCGGCACCAGGACTCGTCCTCCCCCTCGATATCCCCAGACCCGCGCAGCAGGTACCGCCCTCCTTCACCTCATCTGTCACGGCCCACCAGTCTGACGCTGCAGAGCCCACACCCTCACAGAACGACAACCTCGCCCAGCCAGGAGGAAGCTAAAAGTGAGGATGACAGTGACCCCTATCTGCATGAAGGCACATAA